In a genomic window of Deferribacterota bacterium:
- a CDS encoding ABC transporter ATP-binding protein, which produces MLEIKNLYVQVDDKLILKGVDLKVKEGDVIILMGPNGSGKTTLLHTIMGLPRYKIIDGQILFNNIDITNMMPDERARLGIGIMFQKAPSIRGVTLGELAYIISRQDDEEVIRDFANKINVQDYLDREVNFGFSGGELKRSEVFQLLCNDSKLVLLDEPESGVDIENIALISENINRLLGKDEKIKKRYKSGIIVTHTGYILDYVNADKGYIMFDGKIVCEGGPRDILEEVRKNGYRRCGECK; this is translated from the coding sequence ATGTTAGAGATAAAAAACCTTTATGTGCAAGTAGACGATAAGTTAATTTTGAAAGGGGTAGATCTAAAAGTAAAAGAAGGTGATGTAATAATTCTAATGGGACCAAATGGAAGCGGCAAGACAACACTATTGCATACTATAATGGGGTTACCCAGGTATAAAATAATAGATGGTCAAATATTGTTTAATAATATTGATATTACAAATATGATGCCTGATGAACGCGCTAGATTAGGTATTGGGATAATGTTTCAAAAAGCACCATCAATTAGAGGCGTGACCCTTGGAGAATTGGCGTATATTATTTCAAGACAAGATGATGAAGAAGTCATTAGAGATTTTGCAAATAAAATAAATGTACAGGATTATTTAGATAGGGAGGTTAATTTCGGTTTTTCAGGTGGAGAGTTGAAGAGGTCTGAGGTTTTTCAATTGTTATGCAATGATTCTAAGTTGGTTCTTTTAGATGAGCCAGAATCAGGTGTAGATATTGAAAATATTGCATTAATTAGTGAAAATATAAATAGGCTTTTAGGTAAAGACGAAAAGATAAAGAAGCGCTATAAAAGTGGAATAATTGTAACTCACACAGGTTATATATTAGATTATGTTAATGCTGATAAAGGATATATTATGTTTGATGGTAAGATTGTTTGTGAGGGAGGACCTAGAGATATTTTAGAAGAAGTAAGAAAAAACGGATATAGGAGGTGTGGGGAATGCAAATAG